AGTTTCCAGGTGCACCACCTAAATTTTCTACCATTTCAGAATTCAATCTAGGGATAGACATATTCTGATTTCCAAAAGTATTGTTCGTTGCCCAAATTAGTTCTGGATTTAGCTGCCACTTTTCTGTGATGCTTTGCTTAATGTCCATTATCGTTTTTAATCGGTCAGGCAGCGTTGGAAAATTTCCCGGTGCAATAAATTTATACAACGCTAAATTATTTCCAATACAATAGTCAATCGCTAATCTGCAAGCGTTCATTGCAACTCTCCACTTTTCCGGATCATACACCACCGGAAAAAGTTGGGTGCCATCCTTATCTTTAAATCCTGCATAATCAGGATTTCCATTAAAGAATGGACTCGCTTCTGTCGTTAATATTTCTGCCTTTAGCGACAATGCTATAAGCTGTGTTATCCGTCCTAAACCCTGAACAGGGTTTTGTATCGTAGTTGGCAAATCAGGTGTTGCCTCATCAATAAGATCTTCAACATATTTAAAAGCCACCTGAACTGGTTCACGCTTCACCCTAAGTTCTTCCGTACTTGCATCAATTGCTGCGTTTGTACGTATTAAAGGTATTGGTCCATACATACGAAGCAAATAATAATGATAGTAAGCTTTTAAAAACTTTACCTCTGCAATCCATCTGCTTTTTTCAAATTGAGGCAAATCTTTTGGCTTGTCAATATTTTCCAAAAAGATATTACATCTCCGAATGGCAGTAAAAAGAGATTGTCCTAGATTTTGACCGTTCCAATAATTTAAAGCTGGATTATCAGAGTTCTGGTTTCCATTTAGTATACGAAAACCAACATCATTACCCCCACCAAGTGTCGCTTCGTCTAAGTTATTTGGATAGTAAATCTCCCCTGAACTTGTAAAGGCAGGATCGCTTGGCCCAATGGTCATGCGCTGTAATGTTGAATAACAAGTAAAAAGGTAATTTTCCGTTTCGTTACGATTACGAAAGGCATAATCAATGGTTGCGACATTATCTGGGGTAACGTCTAAATATTTCTTACATGATGTAAAGGAAGTCACAAATAAAAGTGCACCAGTTAATAGTTGTATTTGAAATTTCATAGCTGGTCGTTATTATAAGTTAATGTTTAGGCCAATGTTGTACACCTTCTGCAATGGATAACTAAAACCATTTGAGGATAATTCCGGATCCCAATCTTTAAATCTGCTGAAGGTTACCAAATTAAGTGCGTTAAAGTAAATCCTGCATTTTTGTATAAAAGCTCTCTTAGTTATCTTATCCGGAATGGTATAACCCAATTCCAGGGATTTCAGTCTTATAAATGCCCCATCGCGCATCCACCATGAGCTGGTCTGCATATTGTTCTCTACATCGTTTGCATTTAATCCTAATCTTGGGAACTTAGCATATAGGTTTTGCTTTTCTTCAGACCAATAACTATCTGCAAATGGCTGCAGTACCTGACGATTATTCAAAAATGGGCTGGTACTTCTAGGATCAATAAAGAAAGAAGTTCTACCAACACCCTGGAAAAATGCAGATAAGTCGAAATTTTTGAACCCACTTGAAATACCAAATCCGTAAACGATTTCCGGAGTTTCAGGCAAACCTAAAAACACTTGATCGGCCGCTGTGATCTTTCCATCACCATTCATATCGCGATACTTAATATCACCCCCTTTAGGAGGGTTTGCATTATTAAAAAGTTGGGATGGAGAAGCCGCTGCCTCATTATCGTCTACAAATAATCTTTCCGCGATGTAGCCCCATCTAACCCCTATTTTCTGCCCATTCAGAATACGCCAAGGCTCTTGATAAGCAGGTTGTTCGTAATTTACATACCTATTCTGCGAGAAAGTAAAGTTTGCACGCCCAGACATCCAGAAAGATTTTGATATTGTTTTACTGTAATCAGCAGACAAATCTACCCCCCTCGATTTAGCTTTTCCAATGTTTGAGCTCACGCCTGCTTCCAAGCCATTTGTGGCTGTTGCCACACGTTGCATTAATATATCGTAACGATCTTGCTTATACCCTTCTGCAATGATATTCAAGCTTTTAAATAACGTAAATTCTAATCCAATATTTAACTGCTTCGATTTCTCCCAGGTTACATCATCATTTGCATAATTTTGAATACTTACACCTGGCCTTGAAATCCCATTGTCCTGACCAAATGAAGCTGAGTTACCACCATTCAAATTAACAGTTGACAAGTAAAAAAAGCGTTGAGCACCAATAGCATCGTTACCAACAAGACCATAACTACCTCTAAGTTTCAATTTGTTAACAACATTATTGATTCCATCACCCCAAAATTTTTCCTTTGAAATTAGCCAGGACGCTCCAATGGTAGGAAAGAATCCATACCGATTTTTAGCGGCAAAACGTTCTGTACCATTATAGCCAAAATTAAATTCTAGGAAGTACCTGCTAGCATATGAGTACGTTGTACGCCCTGAAAGCCCTAAGTTCCGGTAAGGCAGAGAATATTGTAAAGTAGGTGTAAGTGTTGCCGGGTCAATTGCATTCGCCTTCAAAGTCTGTTGACGTGTGCCAATCAAAGTAGCCGCAATATTATGATTTTGCCCAATTTGTCTGCTGTAGTCTAAAACGCCTTGTAAAT
The Pedobacter sp. MC2016-14 DNA segment above includes these coding regions:
- a CDS encoding RagB/SusD family nutrient uptake outer membrane protein, which produces MKFQIQLLTGALLFVTSFTSCKKYLDVTPDNVATIDYAFRNRNETENYLFTCYSTLQRMTIGPSDPAFTSSGEIYYPNNLDEATLGGGNDVGFRILNGNQNSDNPALNYWNGQNLGQSLFTAIRRCNIFLENIDKPKDLPQFEKSRWIAEVKFLKAYYHYYLLRMYGPIPLIRTNAAIDASTEELRVKREPVQVAFKYVEDLIDEATPDLPTTIQNPVQGLGRITQLIALSLKAEILTTEASPFFNGNPDYAGFKDKDGTQLFPVVYDPEKWRVAMNACRLAIDYCIGNNLALYKFIAPGNFPTLPDRLKTIMDIKQSITEKWQLNPELIWATNNTFGNQNMSIPRLNSEMVENLGGAPGNFAVPIVMAELFYTKNGVPMNEDKAYDYRGRYTVDNVPSSEEYVLESGYETVKMHMGREPRFYADLAFDGSKYLGNGNVTPTDLFHVEARGATSVAGPKDNVRVNVSGYWPQKLVSYQSVYGKDVTENSYHMPLIRLAGLYLMYAETVNEVNGPTAEAFKYIDLVRERAGLEGVKDSWTKYSSNPTKPDTKNGLRSIIQQERRIELCFEGRIGWDLRRWKVMQQVLSTPLQGWNISEESAVGYYRQRNLAIPVFGLKDYLWPIKYDELIINPNLVQNPYW